The Acidobacteriota bacterium genomic interval GCCCGTGCCCGGAACCGCGCGCATGGCTCGATGACGGCCAGCAGCTGGTGGTGGGCCGCTTGGCCATTCGGGTGCTGCACACTCCGGGACACACCCCGGGTGGGTGTTGCCTGCTCCTGGACACAACCTGCTTTTCAGGCGACACGCTGTTCGCCGGCGGCATCGGCCGGACCGACCTGCCGGGCGGCGACGAAGCCGCGTTGCTCTGTTCCATCCGAGACCGGATCCTCACGCTCCCTCCGGACACGCGGCTGCTGCCGGGACACGGTCCGGAGAGCACCGTGGCGGACGAAATTCACTTCAATCCCTATATCGTGCTCTGAGCATGAGCCGGGATCTTCTCGCCGAGTTTTTGCAGCACCTGACCGTTGAAAAAGGGTTGGCCCCGAATTCCGTCGCGGCTTACCGCACGGACCTGCGGCGATTTCAGCGCTTTCTGGAGGGGCGCAACCGGGAGCTGACCCAGACCGAGCGGGTGGACCTCCTCGCCTATCTGAAAGAATTGTACGCCACAGGGTACAAACCGTCTTCGGTGGCCCGAGCCGTGGCCAGTTTGCGGGGATTGTTCCGATTTCTGGTTGGGGACGGGCACATGGCCGGCGATCCCGCCGAATTGCTGGAGGCGCCCCGGCGCTGGCATACGCTCCCGAAGTACCTGAGCCCGGCCGAGGTGGATGCATTGTTGTCACAGCCTGATCCGGTGTCACCGGAGGGGCTGCGGGACAAGGCGATGCTGGAACTCCTTTACGCCACCGGGCTGCGGGTGACAGAACTGGTCAACGCCAAGGTGTCCGACGTCAATCTGGAGATCGGCTACATCATCTGCCTCGGCAAGGGGAGCAAGGAGCGGATCGTTCCGGTGGGCGATCAGGCCCGGGATTGGGTGCAACGGTACATCCGCGAAGCCCGCAATCTGCTCATGAAACAGCCGGAGCCCTACCTCTTCGTCAATCGGTTCGGCCGACGGATGTCCCGGCAGGGATTCTGGAAGAACATCAAACGTTACGGCCGTGACGCGGGGATCATGAAAAACATCACCCCGCACCTGCTCCGGCACTCGTTCGCCACCCACCTGCTGGAGAACGGGGCCGATCTTCGATCGCTGCAGCTGATGCTGGGGCATGCGGATATCGCCACCACCCAGA includes:
- a CDS encoding MBL fold metallo-hydrolase, which encodes MACFQIETVVVGPLEVNCYLIGCLETRHAAIIDPGADGGRIVDRLRALDWRPVMMIHTHGHLDHWAAAADVADAFPVVGHLHRHDEYLLTAPDIFGLAPLLQARPCPEPRAWLDDGQQLVVGRLAIRVLHTPGHTPGGCCLLLDTTCFSGDTLFAGGIGRTDLPGGDEAALLCSIRDRILTLPPDTRLLPGHGPESTVADEIHFNPYIVL
- the xerD gene encoding site-specific tyrosine recombinase XerD gives rise to the protein MSRDLLAEFLQHLTVEKGLAPNSVAAYRTDLRRFQRFLEGRNRELTQTERVDLLAYLKELYATGYKPSSVARAVASLRGLFRFLVGDGHMAGDPAELLEAPRRWHTLPKYLSPAEVDALLSQPDPVSPEGLRDKAMLELLYATGLRVTELVNAKVSDVNLEIGYIICLGKGSKERIVPVGDQARDWVQRYIREARNLLMKQPEPYLFVNRFGRRMSRQGFWKNIKRYGRDAGIMKNITPHLLRHSFATHLLENGADLRSLQLMLGHADIATTQ